TCGAAACGTACCGGATGGATTTTGCAAAATACACAACAAAGGTAGACAAATATTTTTTGAACAATGTTTTCACCGCTCTTTCCAGGAGCGTGGGACAGCAAATTAAATATGCCCGCCTTGGCGAGGGTTTCTCGAATCCGACTTTAAAACGGGCCTTTGAAGTATTAAGTCTTGCCGGTGTAATACGAAAAGTCCCATCTGCAAACCCCGAAGGATTACCTTTGGGAGCCTCTGCTTCCTCGAAGATATTTAAAGCTCTTATGGCTGATATCGGTCTTATGCAGAACCTTTCCGGCATGCCGATAGACACGGAATATGCAAAAGCCGATCTTTTGAACATCTATCGTGGCGCTATGGCGGAGCAATTTGTAGGGCAGGAAATGCTTGTTGCTCAAAAAGGAGATCTCTACTATTGGGACAGACAGGCAAAAAGCAGCTCTGCAGAAGTGGACTACCTTGCCGTTATAAAAGATGTGGTTCATCCGGTAGAGGTAAAAAGCGGATCATCGGGAAGCCTGAAAAGCCTCCATCTGTTCAAAGAAGCCTATACTAACAGCGGTACGGCTGTTGTACTGTCTTCGCGGCCTTATGCAGAAATGCCTGAAAAAAATATTATCTTCATCCCCTTGTATTTTGCTTTTTCCGCTACGGGAGGGGTAGAATCTTTGTAGCCTTTCCGTGATAATAATTGGCCTCGTGTTTTTTACGGCAAACTTCGTTGTCTTCGGCGGGGCAACGAGTTAAAGGTCCATCTACTTTGTCGCCCTTCGGCGTTTCTCACTCCGACGTACTGCTAAGTACGCCTCCATTCATCCCGCCTTGAACTTCGTGTACCTGAAACCTTTTCCTTGCCGCCCAGACAAGAATACATAACTGTGTGTATTATACCCCAGCCTGTTTTTATCCGGGTATCCGCAAGCTGCCAATTATGCTATGGAATACGAAACTTTGTTGCGGGTGGCAACCATCATAACGGTTTACCCTGCATGAATATGCGGGGCAAATCCCTTCGGCCAGAGTAAATTGAAAGATAATGTATTAAGAAGTTTAGTTATATATTTATGGACGTCCCCATTATCCCCTACACAATCTCGCAGCGTCTGCGGCTGACCAATACAGAACTGATGGCTCTGGAAGAGAGCTGATTATGTATTTTTGCCAGGTCTATTAAAAGCAGCGGCATGTCGGGGATTTTGATCTGCGGCGGTCTGCTTCGCTTCGCGATCCTCCATCGTACGTTCAGTACGATTACGGCCTGCAAAGCTCGCAGCCCATCCACATCTGCAAAATCCCCGACATGCCGCTGCTCACCCAAGCCGGATTTACATATGCGCTTATGTAAATCCGGCGGAAATGAAGAATGATTTCTTCATTTCCCATACTTCGCGCTTCCTTACTCTGGTTTTTCCTTGTGATCCCAATGTGGCTTCATGCATAGAACGAGGCGACGACGACGAGCCGACGCAGGCATTAGCTTACACAGTGAAGGCTCTGCGAGCTTTGCTGCAGGAGGGGGCGACGTGAGCCCAGGCAATAGCGGAGCGCGAAGAGGAGGCAACGAAGTTACCTGTGTAATATGATAAAGGGCATGTTCGTACCAGATACGCAACGGTCTTGCCAAAAAAGTATCACCTCTTTATCGGATAGAACGGGTTGATTTAATAAGGGTATTATGGGCCAATTCAAATGTCAACGGCCTGTTGCCCGAATCCCCTTTGATCCCAACCCCGTATTTGTTCTTAACATGTCTTCATTATGAAGATTTGTGCCTTCCGGATTTTCACCTGTTTCATAAAAAAGGTGCAGGGGACGAAGATACATC
This genomic stretch from Pseudomonadota bacterium harbors:
- a CDS encoding AAA family ATPase, translated to MKRFIDKELIAWKENKRRKPLILRGARQVGKTYSLKQLGEKHFENIALIDLERNLSWHRIFEGDLNVRRIVADLEIVLKQKISPEKTLLFIDEIQSCPRAITALRYFYEEMPDLHVVAAGSLLEFALKDTSFPVGRIQFLHLYPLTFPEYLYSIGNTEAVATVLDEPKPLSPVVHDYLLEELKRYFFIGGMPESVRAYLDTGSMREAFHVQSEIIETYRMDFAKYTTKVDKYFLNNVFTALSRSVGQQIKYARLGEGFSNPTLKRAFEVLSLAGVIRKVPSANPEGLPLGASASSKIFKALMADIGLMQNLSGMPIDTEYAKADLLNIYRGAMAEQFVGQEMLVAQKGDLYYWDRQAKSSSAEVDYLAVIKDVVHPVEVKSGSSGSLKSLHLFKEAYTNSGTAVVLSSRPYAEMPEKNIIFIPLYFAFSATGGVESL